From the Candidatus Bathyarchaeota archaeon genome, one window contains:
- the asd gene encoding aspartate-semialdehyde dehydrogenase: MSSKRKVAILGATGAIGQRYIQLLQEHPWFEISVLAASERSAGKKYKDACNWTMESELPQEISDMTVADASVDSVEATGNVDLVFSSLPGGLAGPVEEEFAAKYPVFSKASAHRMDADVPLLIPEVNPDHLAMVPVQQKNRNWKGFITTDPNCSTIQMALTLKPLMQFGLSQVMVTTMQALSGAGYPGVPSLDILDNVVPYIGGEEEKMETESNKILGSFSGNSVNDAGFVVSASCNRVHVKDGHLESVFVTLDKNPSLQEVEEAFRSFKGEPQQLKLPSAPPQPIVIREEQSRPQPRFDRGAGKGMSVTVGRIRKDPLMTLKYMCLGHNTIRGGAGAGILSAELALAKGLA, encoded by the coding sequence ATGTCCTCTAAACGAAAAGTAGCTATATTGGGTGCCACTGGCGCCATTGGTCAAAGGTACATTCAGCTCTTGCAGGAGCATCCGTGGTTTGAAATCTCGGTGCTTGCCGCTTCTGAACGCTCCGCAGGCAAAAAATACAAAGACGCCTGCAACTGGACCATGGAATCCGAACTGCCCCAAGAAATCTCCGATATGACCGTAGCGGACGCCAGTGTAGACTCTGTTGAAGCAACCGGCAATGTTGATTTGGTTTTCAGTTCCCTGCCTGGTGGTCTTGCAGGTCCTGTAGAAGAAGAATTCGCCGCCAAATACCCAGTGTTTAGCAAGGCTTCTGCGCACCGCATGGACGCCGACGTGCCCCTGCTAATCCCCGAAGTTAACCCCGACCACCTCGCAATGGTTCCCGTTCAGCAAAAGAACCGCAACTGGAAGGGCTTTATCACAACTGACCCCAACTGCAGCACCATCCAAATGGCTTTGACGCTAAAGCCGCTTATGCAGTTTGGACTTAGCCAAGTCATGGTCACCACAATGCAGGCTCTTAGCGGCGCAGGCTACCCCGGCGTGCCCTCACTGGACATTCTGGATAACGTTGTGCCCTACATCGGTGGCGAAGAAGAAAAGATGGAAACCGAATCCAACAAAATCTTGGGTTCGTTTAGCGGCAACTCCGTAAACGATGCGGGTTTTGTGGTTAGTGCAAGCTGTAATCGTGTGCATGTCAAGGACGGTCACTTGGAGTCTGTCTTTGTTACGTTGGATAAGAATCCTTCACTGCAAGAAGTTGAGGAAGCGTTTAGAAGCTTTAAGGGTGAACCTCAGCAGCTAAAGTTGCCCAGCGCCCCTCCGCAACCCATTGTCATTCGTGAAGAGCAAAGCCGTCCGCAGCCCCGCTTTGACCGCGGCGCAGGCAAAGGCATGAGCGTAACTGTTGGGCGAATCCGCAAAGACCCCCTCATGACACTCAAATACATGTGCCTAGGACACAACACCATCCGCGGCGGCGCAGGCGCAGGCATCCTAAGCGCAGAACTCGCATTAGCCAAAGGACTAGCCTAA
- the lysA gene encoding diaminopimelate decarboxylase — MSEPLQNQNGNLYIDNVSAKTLAEKYDTPLYVVSESRIQNNYQRLHQGLLRNYGKIKLFYAIKANSNLNVLKILESQGANVDAVSPGEVSTALSCGFTPERILFTGTSVRTDELQFLVDSKVTLNLDSQSQLRRLLTIAVPERVSFRINPEVGAGHHEHCITAGKQSKFGIWEQDAPQVYQQAKDAGIQRFGIHMHIGSGVLDVKPFLQALEKFLSIAKRIHDEAGITFEFIDVGGGIGVPYKPQEEILDLQAFSQQVLSLFKTKIAEYDLGEPFFCMEPGRYIVADASILLTTVNTLKPTPFKTFAGVDAGFNTLMRPAMYGSYHHILVANKLDAPPTGKYDIAGPICESGDLLAKDRSLPELEEGDLLAVLNAGAYGYSMSSPYNTRPRAAEVMVNNGKYKLIREREQLSDLMRGQPTASEWQH, encoded by the coding sequence ATTAGTGAACCCCTACAAAACCAAAACGGAAACCTCTACATCGACAACGTCTCAGCAAAGACTCTAGCAGAAAAATATGATACCCCCCTCTATGTGGTTAGCGAAAGCCGTATTCAAAATAATTACCAACGCCTGCACCAGGGGCTTTTGCGTAACTACGGCAAAATCAAGTTGTTCTACGCCATTAAAGCCAACTCCAACCTGAACGTGCTCAAAATTCTAGAATCTCAGGGCGCAAACGTGGATGCCGTAAGCCCTGGCGAGGTTTCTACTGCCCTTAGCTGCGGCTTTACCCCTGAGCGTATATTGTTTACGGGAACCAGCGTACGCACTGATGAGCTCCAGTTCCTTGTGGACTCAAAAGTTACCCTGAACTTGGATTCTCAATCCCAACTGCGCAGGCTCCTAACCATTGCGGTGCCTGAGAGGGTTTCGTTTAGGATTAACCCTGAAGTCGGCGCGGGTCACCATGAGCACTGCATAACTGCGGGCAAGCAATCCAAGTTTGGGATTTGGGAACAAGACGCCCCCCAAGTCTACCAGCAAGCCAAAGACGCGGGCATACAACGTTTTGGCATACACATGCACATAGGCTCAGGCGTGCTCGACGTGAAACCGTTTTTGCAGGCTCTTGAAAAGTTCTTGTCAATTGCCAAGCGCATCCACGACGAAGCAGGCATCACCTTTGAATTCATTGATGTGGGCGGCGGCATAGGTGTACCCTACAAGCCCCAAGAAGAAATCTTAGACCTGCAAGCGTTCTCACAGCAAGTACTGAGTTTATTCAAGACCAAAATCGCAGAGTACGACCTTGGCGAACCCTTTTTTTGCATGGAACCAGGCAGATACATAGTAGCAGACGCCTCCATCCTCCTCACAACAGTTAACACCCTAAAGCCCACGCCATTCAAGACTTTCGCAGGCGTAGACGCAGGCTTTAACACGCTAATGCGCCCCGCAATGTATGGCAGCTACCACCACATCCTCGTCGCCAACAAACTCGACGCGCCCCCAACAGGCAAGTACGACATCGCAGGTCCCATCTGCGAATCAGGCGACCTATTAGCCAAAGACCGCAGCTTGCCCGAGCTTGAAGAAGGCGATTTGCTGGCGGTTCTAAACGCGGGTGCCTACGGCTACAGCATGAGCAGCCCCTACAACACGCGCCCCCGAGCAGCCGAAGTCATGGTAAACAACGGCAAATACAAGCTAATCCGAGAACGCGAACAACTCTCCGACCTAATGCGCGGGCAACCCACTGCTTCGGAGTGGCAACACTGA
- the dapF gene encoding diaminopimelate epimerase, giving the protein MNFWKMHGLGNDYIVIDNRDGKISEAKAAKIAKTLCKRRFSVGADGLLLVCASQTADVRMRIFNADGSEAEMCGNGIRCFAKYCYETGIAKTSEFDVETGAGVKHVWLTVEDGEVALVRVDMGAARWERAALPMLGDGTCINEPLEVDGKTYNVTCLSMGNPHCVLFVDNTDTFPVETIGPLIENHKAFPNRTNVGFIQVVSKDEVKVRVWERGCGETLACGTGTCAAVAAANKLGKIQNKVSAHVLGGDLQVEVAGTVFLCGAAAKVFEGRLF; this is encoded by the coding sequence ATGAATTTTTGGAAAATGCACGGCTTGGGCAACGACTACATAGTCATCGACAACCGCGACGGCAAAATCAGCGAAGCCAAAGCCGCAAAGATAGCCAAGACGCTGTGTAAGCGTAGGTTTTCTGTAGGCGCGGATGGGTTGTTGCTTGTTTGTGCTTCGCAGACGGCGGATGTTCGCATGCGAATTTTCAACGCGGATGGCAGTGAAGCTGAAATGTGCGGTAACGGCATACGCTGCTTTGCCAAGTACTGCTACGAAACTGGCATCGCCAAGACCTCAGAGTTTGACGTGGAAACTGGTGCAGGCGTAAAGCATGTCTGGCTGACCGTGGAGGACGGCGAGGTCGCCTTGGTTAGGGTAGATATGGGTGCTGCGCGCTGGGAACGCGCCGCGTTGCCAATGCTTGGAGACGGCACCTGCATAAACGAGCCCCTTGAAGTTGACGGGAAAACCTACAACGTAACCTGCCTTTCCATGGGCAACCCCCACTGCGTCCTATTCGTAGACAACACCGACACCTTCCCCGTAGAAACCATAGGTCCATTGATTGAGAACCATAAGGCGTTTCCTAACCGCACCAACGTGGGTTTCATACAAGTCGTAAGCAAGGACGAGGTTAAGGTTCGGGTTTGGGAACGTGGCTGCGGCGAAACCTTAGCGTGCGGAACAGGAACCTGCGCGGCAGTAGCAGCAGCTAACAAGCTTGGCAAAATCCAAAACAAAGTGTCCGCGCACGTGTTGGGCGGCGATTTGCAAGTTGAAGTTGCGGGTACTGTGTTTTTGTGTGGGGCTGCGGCGAAGGTTTTTGAAGGAAGACTGTTCTAG
- a CDS encoding aminotransferase class I/II-fold pyridoxal phosphate-dependent enzyme produces MEFEFADRVKRLPPYLFAEIERQMNEKKAQGVDLISLSIGDPDLPPPDFVLDTLKQEAGNKKNHNYSFSQGEPTFRAAVSQWCKNRFNIDMPSEQVVAMLGSKEGIANIARAFINPGDRILVPDPAYPVYANGSTILNEATAVPMPLLAENDFKPDFSSLDPKGAKMMFLNYPNNPTSATVNTAFLKEAVDFAKDNNIILCYDNAYSEITYDDYKAPSIFEVDGAMDVAIEFHSLSKTFNMTGDRIAFAVGNKQLVAGLTKVKSQVDSGPPVYIQNTAAKALAVYKQGQTPEFLKANNQIYKERRDLLVQTLNEIGYPCQAPKASFYVWVNCKGDSIKFASKLLNVGVAVTPGIGFGKNGEGYTRITFTQPKERIKEACQRIKSLYQ; encoded by the coding sequence ATGGAGTTTGAGTTTGCAGACCGTGTGAAGCGTCTTCCCCCTTACTTGTTTGCCGAAATTGAACGCCAAATGAACGAGAAAAAAGCGCAGGGCGTAGACCTGATTTCGTTAAGCATTGGCGACCCTGACTTGCCCCCTCCAGATTTTGTCCTTGACACTCTCAAGCAAGAAGCAGGCAACAAGAAAAATCATAATTACTCCTTTAGCCAAGGCGAACCCACTTTCCGCGCTGCTGTTTCGCAGTGGTGCAAAAACCGATTCAACATTGACATGCCCTCTGAACAAGTCGTTGCGATGCTGGGCTCCAAAGAAGGCATAGCAAACATCGCCCGCGCATTCATCAACCCTGGCGACCGCATCCTTGTCCCCGACCCCGCCTACCCCGTATACGCCAACGGCAGCACCATCCTAAACGAAGCCACCGCCGTCCCCATGCCCCTCTTAGCCGAAAACGACTTCAAACCCGACTTCTCCAGCCTTGACCCCAAAGGGGCCAAAATGATGTTTCTCAACTACCCCAACAACCCAACCAGCGCCACCGTCAACACCGCTTTTCTCAAAGAAGCCGTGGATTTCGCCAAAGACAACAACATTATCCTGTGCTATGATAACGCTTACTCTGAAATCACCTACGACGACTACAAAGCTCCCAGCATCTTTGAAGTTGACGGCGCCATGGACGTAGCCATCGAATTCCACTCCCTCTCCAAAACCTTCAACATGACAGGCGACCGCATCGCTTTTGCCGTAGGAAACAAACAGCTCGTTGCAGGTTTAACTAAAGTAAAATCCCAAGTTGACTCAGGACCCCCAGTGTACATCCAAAACACCGCCGCCAAAGCCCTCGCCGTCTACAAACAAGGGCAAACCCCCGAATTCCTCAAAGCCAACAACCAAATCTACAAAGAACGCCGCGACCTACTCGTGCAGACCCTAAACGAAATCGGCTACCCCTGCCAAGCCCCCAAAGCCTCCTTCTACGTCTGGGTAAACTGCAAAGGAGACTCCATAAAATTCGCCAGCAAACTCCTCAACGTCGGCGTCGCCGTCACCCCAGGCATTGGCTTTGGCAAAAACGGAGAAGGCTACACCAGAATAACCTTCACCCAACCCAAAGAGCGCATAAAAGAAGCCTGCCAAAGAATCAAAAGCCTCTACCAATAA